Proteins encoded within one genomic window of Phototrophicus methaneseepsis:
- a CDS encoding aspartate aminotransferase family protein, producing the protein MIDTHENTALQDIVALEEAHTSGVYPKRPLAIIRGQGCTVWDADGQTYLDATSGQGVALLGHSHPAVAEAISQQAQTLITCPEIFYNDQRAALYEQLSSVLPDELDRYFLCNSGAEAIEGALKVARLLTNRTGIVATMRGFHGRTLGALSLTWSKTYREPFAPWQPEVNHIVFNNIEAASDAITENTAAVVVEVVQGEGGVYPADADYLQALRQLCTERGALLIIDEIQTGFGRTGRWFAFEHAGIVPDVIAMGKGIAGGVPMGAVAWRGELGTLAKGAHGSTFGGNPLASAAAVAAMGAMRDQNLPQRSAELGAWLLEELNSRDLPGVREIRGLGLMIGIDLRIRVTPVLQALQDHGVLALPAGKTVLRLLPPLIITQDELLRIVEAIQLALQEATA; encoded by the coding sequence ATGATCGACACACACGAAAACACCGCACTCCAAGACATCGTCGCCCTGGAAGAAGCACACACATCCGGCGTGTATCCAAAACGCCCACTGGCGATTATACGCGGCCAGGGCTGCACCGTATGGGATGCGGACGGACAAACCTACTTAGACGCAACCAGCGGCCAGGGTGTCGCGTTGCTAGGGCACAGTCACCCGGCGGTCGCAGAAGCGATCAGCCAGCAAGCCCAGACGCTCATCACCTGCCCGGAAATTTTCTACAATGATCAGCGTGCTGCACTGTATGAACAACTGAGCAGTGTGCTCCCTGATGAATTAGACCGCTACTTCCTATGTAACAGCGGTGCGGAAGCCATTGAAGGCGCGCTTAAAGTCGCCCGCCTGCTGACGAACCGTACCGGCATCGTTGCGACGATGCGCGGCTTCCACGGTCGTACACTTGGCGCGCTCTCGCTGACGTGGAGCAAAACCTACCGTGAGCCTTTCGCGCCGTGGCAGCCGGAAGTCAACCATATTGTCTTCAATAATATCGAAGCGGCATCCGATGCCATCACAGAAAATACTGCCGCCGTCGTTGTAGAAGTCGTCCAGGGCGAAGGCGGCGTCTACCCTGCTGATGCTGATTACCTGCAAGCCCTGCGCCAGCTCTGCACAGAACGTGGTGCCCTGCTCATCATTGACGAAATACAAACTGGCTTTGGCCGCACTGGGCGCTGGTTCGCCTTTGAACATGCCGGCATCGTACCGGACGTTATTGCTATGGGTAAAGGCATCGCGGGCGGGGTTCCAATGGGCGCTGTCGCTTGGCGCGGTGAACTCGGCACCCTGGCGAAAGGCGCGCATGGCAGCACATTCGGCGGAAATCCATTAGCCAGCGCCGCCGCCGTCGCAGCTATGGGTGCCATGCGCGATCAAAATCTGCCACAGCGCAGCGCGGAGTTGGGTGCCTGGCTGCTGGAAGAGTTAAATAGCAGAGATTTACCCGGTGTACGGGAGATACGCGGCCTCGGTTTGATGATCGGCATTGACCTGCGCATCCGCGTGACGCCCGTCCTCCAAGCTCTGCAAGATCATGGTGTATTGGCGCTGCCCGCTGGTAAAACGGTCCTGCGCCTATTACCGCCACTGATCATCACACAGGATGAACTGCTGCGCATCGTTGAGGCCATCCAACTCGCTTTACAGGAGGCGACCGCATGA
- a CDS encoding [LysW]-lysine hydrolase has protein sequence MMPLQTSTITDEAAETLLHNLVATPSQSTQESAATSYLTHWMNQHSYDEAFVDEAGNAIGIIGSGSRDVILLGHIDTFSGNPPVHVNGRNLYGRGSVDAKGPLATFAAAARRAKLAEDVRVIVIGAVEEEAASSKGARYAATQYQPEFCIIGEPSQWDRMTLGYKGRLLIDWRWEGALAHSAGDVASAPEQGFAYWRRVVDYTNTFNGDETRIFGRLDATLQAINSGIHGAHGWCDVTVGFRLPPSADPHAIAADLEDDNATTRAYGHEVAFLADRDTSLARAFRGAIRANGGTPRFVHKTGTSDMNIVGPLWNCPILAYGPGDSALDHTPDEHINFDEYLRAIDVLVAALERL, from the coding sequence ATGATGCCGCTGCAAACCTCAACAATCACAGACGAAGCTGCCGAGACCTTGCTGCATAACCTGGTCGCAACGCCAAGCCAATCCACACAGGAGAGCGCCGCTACCAGCTACCTCACCCATTGGATGAATCAGCATAGTTATGATGAGGCCTTCGTTGATGAAGCAGGTAACGCGATCGGCATTATTGGCAGTGGCAGCCGTGATGTGATCCTGCTGGGGCATATTGATACGTTCAGTGGCAATCCACCCGTACACGTCAATGGCCGCAATCTATATGGGCGCGGTAGTGTCGATGCCAAAGGGCCCCTGGCAACGTTCGCCGCAGCGGCCCGCCGTGCCAAATTAGCCGAAGACGTCCGCGTAATCGTCATCGGGGCTGTGGAAGAAGAAGCCGCCAGCAGCAAAGGCGCTCGTTATGCCGCGACCCAGTATCAGCCTGAGTTTTGCATCATTGGGGAGCCTTCTCAATGGGACCGCATGACGTTGGGCTATAAGGGCCGCTTGCTGATTGACTGGCGTTGGGAAGGCGCACTCGCACACAGTGCAGGCGATGTTGCCAGCGCCCCGGAACAGGGATTTGCTTATTGGCGGCGCGTAGTTGACTATACGAATACTTTCAATGGGGATGAAACGCGCATTTTTGGCCGCCTGGACGCGACACTACAGGCCATCAACAGCGGCATCCATGGCGCACATGGTTGGTGCGATGTCACTGTGGGCTTTCGCCTGCCACCTTCGGCAGACCCGCATGCCATCGCCGCAGATTTAGAAGACGACAATGCCACGACCCGTGCCTATGGGCATGAAGTCGCCTTTTTAGCAGATCGTGACACATCCCTTGCGAGAGCTTTCCGGGGTGCAATCCGAGCCAACGGGGGAACGCCCCGTTTTGTCCACAAAACAGGTACCAGCGATATGAATATCGTCGGCCCGTTGTGGAACTGCCCAATCCTGGCTTACGGGCCCGGAGATTCCGCACTCGACCATACACCGGACGAGCACATCAATTTTGACGAATATCTGCGTGCGATTGACGTGTTAGTCGCCGCCCTGGAACGCCTTTAG